The following are encoded together in the Microbacterium hatanonis genome:
- the topA gene encoding type I DNA topoisomerase, with translation MAHGKKLVIVESPTKMKSIQGYLGDDYEVLSSVGHIRDLASKKDIPVEKKAAYGKYSIDVDNDFDPFYVVNDRKTKTVAELKRALKTADEVLLATDEDREGEAIAWHLLEVLKPKVPVKRMVFHEITKDAIRAAAENTRELDLALVDAQETRRVLDRLYGWDVSPVLWRKVGSGREGAALSAGRVQSAATRMVVERERERMAFVSASYWDVEALAAKGASSFTTRLARLDGAPLARGGDFDDRGTLKKAVVVLDEAGARELAAAIEAAGVASVSSVEAKPGTRSPKPPFTTSTLQQEAGRKLSMSAKHAMSVAQRLYEKGYITYMRTDSTALSAQAISAAREQAVTLYGDKAVPANPRTYRNNAKNAQEAHEAIRPSGEHFRTPSSVSGGLDRDEQKMYDLIWKRTVASQMSDAKYETTTVTLVVQAGEKAAEFTASGTVYTFKGFLEAYEEGSDEKRNATDSSDDQSLPAVAVGDTLDVRDVEPKGHATSPKPRYTEASLVKALEEKGIGRPSTFASIIDVILDRGYVSKRGQALVPSWLAFSVVRLLEEHFADLVDYDFTAALEDDLDRIARGEQGRGAWLKSFYFGSEDQVGLRNIVDNLGEIDARELNSTRITDAAVLRFGKYGPYLEIAESADPEAKPRIVNVPEDLAPDELTAEKAQELIDAPVAGDRVLGENPENGKLIVVKDGRYGPYVQELEPEEPENVDAATGEVVEAPKKRGAKKVEAPKPRTASLFKSMSVDTLDLETALRLLTLPRVVGADPESGEEITAQNGRFGPYLKKGTDSRSLDSEQQIFDVTLEEALAKYAEPKYGARRASSALKEFDNDPVSGKPIRLKDGRFGAYVTDGETNATIPRGEVALDITFERAVELIADKRAKGPAPKRTTTRKAPAKKAAAAPKKAAAPKKAAPKKTS, from the coding sequence GTGGCACACGGCAAGAAGCTCGTCATCGTCGAGTCCCCCACGAAGATGAAGTCGATCCAGGGGTACCTCGGTGACGACTACGAGGTGTTGAGCTCGGTCGGTCACATCCGCGACCTCGCGAGCAAGAAGGACATCCCCGTCGAGAAGAAGGCGGCGTACGGCAAGTACTCGATCGACGTCGACAACGACTTCGACCCCTTCTACGTGGTCAACGACCGCAAGACGAAGACCGTCGCCGAACTCAAGCGCGCCCTGAAGACCGCCGACGAGGTGCTGCTCGCCACTGATGAAGACCGCGAGGGCGAAGCCATCGCGTGGCACCTGCTCGAGGTGCTCAAGCCCAAGGTCCCCGTCAAGCGCATGGTCTTCCACGAGATCACGAAGGACGCCATCCGCGCCGCCGCCGAGAACACCCGCGAGCTCGACCTCGCCCTCGTCGACGCCCAGGAGACCCGCCGCGTGCTCGACCGTCTGTACGGCTGGGACGTCTCGCCGGTGCTCTGGCGGAAGGTCGGCTCCGGCCGCGAGGGCGCTGCACTCAGCGCCGGCCGCGTGCAGTCCGCCGCCACCCGCATGGTCGTCGAGCGCGAGCGCGAGCGCATGGCGTTCGTCTCGGCCTCCTACTGGGACGTCGAGGCGCTCGCCGCCAAGGGCGCATCGTCGTTCACGACCCGTCTGGCCCGCCTCGACGGCGCGCCCCTGGCCCGCGGTGGCGACTTCGACGACCGGGGAACGCTCAAGAAGGCCGTCGTCGTCCTCGACGAGGCCGGCGCGCGCGAACTCGCCGCGGCGATCGAAGCGGCTGGTGTGGCCTCCGTCTCCAGCGTCGAGGCGAAGCCCGGCACGCGCAGCCCGAAGCCCCCCTTCACGACGTCGACCCTCCAGCAGGAGGCCGGACGCAAGCTCTCGATGAGCGCGAAGCACGCGATGAGCGTCGCCCAGCGTCTCTACGAGAAGGGGTACATCACTTATATGCGTACCGACTCGACGGCGCTGTCGGCGCAGGCGATCTCGGCCGCGCGCGAGCAGGCCGTCACGCTGTACGGCGACAAGGCCGTTCCGGCGAACCCCCGCACCTACCGCAACAACGCCAAGAACGCGCAGGAGGCACACGAGGCCATCCGCCCGTCGGGTGAGCACTTCCGCACGCCGTCGTCGGTCTCGGGCGGGCTCGACCGCGACGAGCAGAAGATGTACGACCTCATCTGGAAGCGCACCGTCGCCAGCCAGATGTCCGACGCGAAGTACGAGACGACGACCGTCACCCTCGTCGTGCAGGCGGGGGAGAAGGCCGCGGAGTTCACCGCGTCCGGCACCGTCTACACCTTCAAGGGCTTCCTCGAGGCCTACGAGGAGGGCAGCGACGAGAAGCGCAACGCCACCGATTCCAGCGACGACCAATCGTTGCCGGCCGTCGCCGTCGGCGACACGCTCGACGTCCGCGACGTCGAGCCCAAGGGCCACGCGACCTCGCCGAAGCCGCGCTACACCGAGGCGAGCCTCGTCAAGGCACTCGAGGAGAAGGGCATCGGACGCCCCTCGACCTTCGCGAGCATCATCGACGTGATCCTCGACCGCGGCTACGTCAGCAAGCGCGGGCAGGCCCTCGTGCCGAGCTGGCTCGCGTTCAGCGTCGTGCGTCTGCTCGAGGAGCACTTCGCCGACCTCGTCGACTACGACTTCACCGCCGCCCTCGAAGACGACCTCGACCGCATCGCGCGGGGTGAGCAGGGCCGCGGTGCGTGGCTCAAGTCGTTCTACTTCGGCTCCGAAGACCAGGTGGGCCTGCGCAACATCGTCGACAACCTCGGCGAGATCGATGCGCGCGAACTGAACTCGACGCGCATCACGGATGCTGCGGTGCTGCGCTTCGGCAAGTACGGGCCCTACCTCGAGATCGCCGAGTCGGCCGACCCCGAGGCGAAGCCCCGTATCGTCAACGTGCCCGAAGACCTCGCGCCCGACGAGCTCACCGCCGAGAAGGCGCAGGAGCTCATCGACGCTCCCGTCGCCGGCGACCGCGTGCTCGGCGAGAACCCCGAGAACGGCAAGCTCATCGTCGTGAAGGACGGCCGGTACGGGCCGTACGTGCAGGAGCTCGAGCCCGAAGAGCCCGAGAACGTCGACGCGGCGACCGGCGAGGTCGTCGAGGCGCCGAAGAAGCGCGGTGCCAAGAAGGTCGAGGCGCCCAAGCCCCGCACGGCGTCGCTGTTCAAGTCGATGTCGGTCGACACCCTCGATCTCGAAACCGCCCTGCGCCTGCTCACGCTTCCGCGCGTCGTCGGCGCCGACCCCGAGTCGGGGGAGGAGATCACGGCGCAGAACGGACGCTTCGGGCCCTACCTCAAGAAGGGCACCGACTCGCGCTCGCTCGACAGCGAGCAGCAGATCTTCGACGTGACGCTCGAGGAGGCGCTGGCGAAGTACGCCGAGCCGAAGTACGGCGCGCGCCGTGCCTCGAGCGCGCTGAAGGAGTTCGACAACGATCCCGTCAGCGGCAAGCCGATCCGCCTGAAGGACGGCCGGTTCGGCGCGTATGTCACCGACGGCGAGACGAACGCGACGATTCCGCGCGGCGAGGTCGCCCTCGACATCACCTTCGAACGCGCGGTCGAGCTGATC